The Pagrus major chromosome 17, Pma_NU_1.0 genome includes a region encoding these proteins:
- the cd83 gene encoding CD83 antigen, protein MSPVLNLVLLLSLCVRGAAGRSVSGPTLEVISDSGGDCVLQCAAVSAPGVQYTSVSWYKVGEPPSSKLSGLLTRELPNGTTLSYQGVERQVELLGESHDIVLSNVTCADSGVYNCHLSAPVGEQNRDGTVRLILTDCLDSNTENLMTDACLVIVATAVLMLALLIYLISYVCLKTTLRDKNKMTTTTTTKETLLDAPLKPLEKKDLMLIYTLGPKSSKTPTLKHICV, encoded by the exons ATGTCTCCTGTCCTGAACCTGGTTCTGCTGCTCTCACTGT GTGTGCGCGGTGCTGCCGGCAGGTCCGTGTCCGGTCCCACCTTGGAGGTGATCTCCGACTCCGGGGGCGACTGTGTCCTTCAGTGCGCGGCCGTGTCCGCGCCCGGAGTCCAGTACACATCAGTGAGCTGGTACAAG gtcGGAGAGCCTCCGTCGTCCAAACTCAGCGGCCTTTTGACCAGAGAGCTCCCCAACGGCACGACGCTCTCGTACCAGGGGGTGGAGCGACAGGTGGAGCTGCTGGGCGAGTCCCACGACATCGTCCTGTCCAACGTGACGTGCGCCGACAGCGGCGTGTACAACTGTCACCTGTCGGCTCCCGTCGGGGAACAGAACCGGGACGGGACGGTCCGCCTCATTCTGACAG ATTGTCTGGATAGTAACACAGAGAATCTGATGACGGATGCCTGCTTAGTCATCGTCGCCACAGCGGTGCTGATGTTGGCGCTTCTCATATACCTCATAAGCTAT GTTTGTTTGAAGACCACcctcagagacaaaaacaagatgacaacaacaacaacaacaaaagaaacttTATTGGACGCGCCGCTCAAACCTCTTGAGAAAAAGGACTTGATGTTGATTTACACTTTGGGTCCTAAGTCGTCTAAAACGCCCACATTGAAGCATATCTGTGTCTGA